Proteins encoded by one window of Flavobacterium sp. N502540:
- a CDS encoding SusD/RagB family nutrient-binding outer membrane lipoprotein encodes MKKYKVMLLLVIASLSLNSCSEDKMDEINKNVNNPKDVPARFAITDAMTSTAFSNTGSDLSFYTGVYVELNAGGFGQMYNAEVRNGEPKNQTTFNNSWNNQYQTMYNLKLIIDRCTTGKEKGNYNTLGIAQILYAYNLALLTDMYGDVPFTEAFQPGVNYQPKLDRQEDLYKIVFSTLQDAIVNLGKTTTGFEAVGTQDLIYQGNTAKWIKAANGLLARYTLRLSFKNPDYDKVIAYANKSFANKSEEFRMKNSSIPNPYFQFDNDRGYLFASKSLFDKLNARANDPRAEGYFQKIRKATGAPLTYEFFTNGVSPQSQNYSYSALLDASNPIFMLSYHELLFIKAEAEARKSAAVTSTASLTAAVNAAFNKDEAVNFSDTDASAYVAGLNIVTNADLLKEIAVQKYFSFYENESVEAYNDYRRLLAMYGSAAAHPIQLANPLNATQFPLRLPYGDSDVSTNNNVKAAFGDGSYVYSEKVWWAGGTR; translated from the coding sequence ATGAAAAAATATAAAGTCATGTTACTTTTGGTGATTGCGTCACTTTCATTAAATTCTTGTTCAGAAGACAAGATGGACGAAATCAACAAAAATGTTAACAATCCAAAAGATGTGCCAGCTCGTTTTGCCATCACTGACGCAATGACGAGTACTGCCTTTAGCAATACTGGTTCAGATCTATCTTTCTACACTGGTGTTTATGTAGAATTAAACGCTGGGGGTTTTGGCCAAATGTACAATGCAGAAGTACGAAATGGTGAACCTAAAAACCAGACTACTTTTAACAACTCCTGGAACAATCAATATCAGACTATGTACAACCTGAAGCTGATCATTGACAGATGTACAACTGGTAAAGAAAAAGGAAACTACAATACATTAGGTATCGCACAAATTCTATATGCATATAATTTAGCCTTACTAACAGATATGTACGGAGATGTTCCTTTCACTGAAGCTTTTCAACCTGGAGTAAATTACCAGCCTAAACTGGACCGTCAAGAAGACCTATACAAAATTGTCTTCTCTACTTTACAGGATGCTATTGTTAATTTAGGAAAAACAACAACAGGTTTTGAAGCTGTAGGAACTCAGGATTTAATATACCAAGGTAATACCGCTAAATGGATAAAAGCAGCCAATGGTTTATTGGCTCGTTACACTTTACGTCTTTCATTTAAAAATCCTGATTACGACAAAGTAATAGCTTACGCAAATAAATCTTTTGCAAACAAAAGCGAAGAATTTAGAATGAAAAACAGTAGTATCCCAAATCCTTATTTTCAATTCGATAATGACAGAGGATATTTATTTGCAAGTAAAAGCTTATTTGATAAGTTAAATGCCAGAGCAAATGATCCACGTGCTGAAGGTTATTTCCAAAAAATCAGAAAAGCAACTGGAGCACCTCTTACATATGAATTTTTCACAAATGGTGTTAGCCCGCAAAGCCAAAATTACTCGTATTCAGCCTTACTTGATGCTAGTAACCCAATATTCATGTTAAGCTACCACGAATTATTATTCATCAAAGCTGAAGCAGAAGCAAGAAAATCAGCTGCTGTTACAAGTACAGCTAGTTTAACTGCTGCAGTAAATGCTGCTTTCAACAAAGATGAAGCTGTTAATTTCTCAGACACAGATGCATCTGCCTACGTGGCAGGTTTAAACATCGTGACAAACGCTGATTTATTGAAAGAAATTGCTGTACAAAAATACTTTTCTTTTTACGAAAACGAATCTGTTGAAGCATACAACGACTACAGACGTTTGCTAGCAATGTACGGATCTGCAGCTGCTCATCCAATTCAATTGGCAAACCCGCTTAACGCAACTCAATTTCCACTAAGATTACCTTACGGAGATTCTGATGTATCTACAAACAACAATGTTAAAGCGGCATTTGGAGACGGTTCATACGTTTATTCTGAAAAAGTTTGGTGGGCTGGAGGTACTAGATAA
- a CDS encoding SusC/RagA family TonB-linked outer membrane protein produces MKLKFNGFLVLFLVLVAQLTFAQERVVSGTVSDNTGIPLPGVSVLVKGTKTGTQTDFDGKYSIKAAPNQVLVFSYIGMKAQEVTASSTTVNTKLKDDSVELESVVVTALGIKKEKKALGYATQEIKAAELTKGNNNNLAGALQGKLAGVQITPSSGAPGASSQIVIRGARSFTGNNTPLYVIDGMPVASQSDYSTGNSVTGADSANRAIDIDPNDIESINILKGQAASAIYGLRASNGVVIITTKSGKGSSKSGKPTINFSTSVTADNISRKIDYQKEYAQGTNGAYDPNNSLTWGPKLSELPNSPQYGGNVANALNGGNTSTYAGKYYVPQRAAAGLDPWVTPQVYDNFGTFFKTGITLNNSLSITQATDKSNYAFSLGSSSQDGFIPETGLTRYNAKAAFSTKLGTDWKTGFVGNYVNTKIQKATGANDSSVAGAFASPISYDLKGNGFATPTDPYKQIYYRPTGFNNPYWAAANNIFDEQTDRFFGNSYVEFTPSISTSGDHKLSFRYQLGADAYSTNYRDIQEYGNQQTTAGHLEIYGITSRTVNSLFTVNYDYRISDDLNLTALLGNEINDRYDKTYSMSGVNLNFGGFPNLTNTQQTVATDNITKNRTFGLFGNVNLSYKNFIFLGGTVRNDIVSSMPRNNRSFVYPSVSLGLVLTELEALKGNSTLSFAKLRASWAEVGQAGTYFANFYSVPGYGGGFWSNAPVNYPIGGINSFIPNNVMYDSNLRPQNTRSYEVGGELRFFKDRVSIDYTFSRQNVIDQIFQVPLAGSTGAATMVMNGGKIHTNSHELVVSVTPVRTNDFDWTISANYTQIDNYVDELKEGVPNIFLGGFTTPQIRASIGERFPVIYGTAFARDDKGNIIVDANGLAVAGETKSLGQVAPKFNLGGTTSFRYKRLTLAATFDWKNGGKMYSGTNSLLDTYGLSTKTGNRDELLVQEGVTVTGQPNTKGATKQATYNRYSNIAETAIYDASFVKLRELSIGYTVPQFSEAFSMRVSAFARNILLSSKIPNLDPESSQGNNNMAGGFERLSIPQTTSIGVGMNLTIN; encoded by the coding sequence ATGAAACTAAAGTTCAATGGATTCTTAGTACTTTTCTTAGTACTAGTTGCGCAACTTACTTTCGCGCAAGAAAGAGTTGTTTCTGGAACAGTTTCTGACAATACAGGAATACCTTTACCGGGTGTTAGCGTATTAGTTAAAGGAACGAAAACAGGAACGCAAACAGATTTTGATGGAAAATACTCTATCAAAGCAGCACCAAATCAAGTACTGGTTTTTAGCTACATTGGCATGAAAGCCCAGGAAGTTACAGCTAGTTCTACTACTGTTAATACCAAATTAAAAGACGATTCAGTAGAATTGGAAAGTGTAGTAGTAACGGCACTTGGTATCAAAAAAGAGAAAAAAGCATTAGGATATGCTACTCAGGAAATCAAAGCTGCAGAATTAACCAAAGGGAATAACAACAATTTAGCTGGAGCGCTTCAAGGAAAATTAGCAGGGGTTCAAATTACTCCTTCTAGTGGTGCACCGGGAGCTTCTTCTCAAATTGTTATTCGTGGAGCTCGTTCCTTTACAGGAAACAACACTCCTTTATATGTAATTGATGGTATGCCGGTTGCATCACAATCTGATTACAGTACTGGAAATAGTGTAACGGGGGCAGACAGCGCCAACAGAGCAATCGATATTGATCCAAACGATATCGAATCGATTAACATTCTAAAAGGACAGGCTGCATCTGCAATTTATGGACTTAGAGCTTCTAACGGAGTAGTGATTATTACTACTAAAAGTGGTAAAGGCTCCTCTAAAAGTGGAAAACCTACCATAAATTTCTCTACCTCAGTTACAGCTGATAATATATCCAGAAAGATTGATTATCAGAAAGAATACGCTCAGGGAACTAATGGTGCATACGATCCAAACAATTCATTGACCTGGGGACCTAAACTTTCTGAGTTGCCAAACAGCCCACAATATGGAGGTAACGTTGCTAACGCTTTAAACGGAGGAAACACATCAACTTACGCAGGTAAATATTATGTACCACAAAGAGCTGCAGCGGGATTAGATCCATGGGTAACTCCTCAAGTATATGACAATTTTGGTACTTTCTTTAAAACGGGAATAACACTTAACAACTCTCTTAGTATAACGCAAGCAACTGATAAAAGTAACTATGCTTTTAGCTTAGGATCGTCAAGCCAAGATGGTTTCATTCCTGAAACTGGTCTTACTCGTTACAATGCAAAAGCAGCGTTCAGCACAAAGTTAGGGACTGACTGGAAAACCGGATTCGTAGGTAACTATGTTAACACTAAAATTCAAAAAGCTACAGGAGCAAACGATTCATCTGTTGCGGGTGCTTTTGCAAGTCCAATAAGCTACGATTTAAAAGGAAACGGATTCGCAACTCCAACAGATCCATACAAACAAATCTATTACAGACCAACAGGGTTCAATAACCCATACTGGGCAGCTGCAAACAATATTTTTGACGAACAAACAGATCGTTTCTTTGGAAACAGTTATGTTGAATTCACCCCAAGCATCTCAACAAGTGGTGACCATAAGTTATCATTCCGTTACCAACTTGGAGCTGATGCTTACAGCACGAATTACAGAGACATACAAGAATACGGAAACCAACAGACTACAGCTGGACATTTAGAAATTTACGGAATCACATCGAGAACTGTAAACTCATTGTTCACCGTAAATTATGACTATAGAATTTCTGATGATTTGAACTTAACTGCCTTGCTTGGTAATGAGATCAATGACAGATACGATAAAACTTACAGTATGTCAGGGGTTAACCTTAACTTTGGTGGTTTTCCTAATTTAACAAATACACAACAAACAGTTGCTACAGACAACATTACTAAAAACAGAACTTTTGGTTTATTTGGAAACGTAAATCTTTCATACAAAAACTTTATTTTCTTAGGTGGTACAGTAAGAAACGACATCGTATCGTCAATGCCAAGAAACAACCGTTCATTTGTATACCCTTCAGTATCTCTAGGTTTAGTACTTACTGAACTAGAAGCATTAAAAGGAAACTCAACATTATCTTTCGCTAAATTAAGAGCATCTTGGGCTGAAGTAGGTCAAGCAGGAACTTACTTTGCAAATTTCTATTCAGTACCTGGTTATGGTGGTGGATTCTGGTCAAATGCTCCAGTAAATTATCCTATTGGCGGAATAAACTCATTCATTCCTAACAATGTAATGTATGACTCAAACCTAAGACCTCAAAATACAAGATCTTATGAAGTGGGTGGTGAATTAAGATTCTTTAAGGATCGTGTAAGTATTGATTATACTTTCTCAAGACAAAATGTAATAGACCAAATCTTCCAGGTACCATTAGCAGGTTCAACAGGAGCTGCAACTATGGTGATGAATGGAGGTAAAATTCATACCAACAGTCACGAATTAGTAGTAAGTGTTACTCCGGTAAGAACTAATGACTTTGACTGGACAATATCTGCAAACTACACACAAATAGACAATTATGTAGATGAACTAAAAGAAGGTGTACCAAATATTTTCTTAGGAGGATTTACAACTCCACAAATTAGAGCAAGTATAGGAGAACGTTTCCCTGTTATTTACGGAACAGCTTTTGCAAGAGATGACAAAGGAAACATTATCGTTGATGCTAATGGATTAGCTGTAGCAGGAGAAACAAAATCACTTGGTCAGGTAGCTCCAAAATTCAATCTAGGAGGAACTACTTCTTTCAGATACAAAAGATTAACTCTTGCAGCTACTTTTGACTGGAAAAACGGAGGCAAAATGTATAGTGGAACAAATTCATTACTAGACACGTACGGATTAAGCACTAAAACAGGAAACCGTGACGAACTATTGGTTCAGGAAGGTGTAACTGTAACCGGACAGCCAAACACAAAAGGAGCTACGAAACAAGCTACTTACAACAGATATTCAAACATTGCAGAAACTGCTATATACGACGCTTCTTTCGTAAAACTAAGAGAGCTATCAATAGGGTATACTGTACCACAATTCTCAGAAGCATTTAGTATGCGTGTTTCTGCATTCGCAAGAAACATCTTATTGTCATCCAAAATACCAAATTTAGATCCGGAATCATCACAAGGAAACAACAATATGGCTGGAGGATTTGAAAGATTATCTATTCCGCAAACAACAAGTATTGGTGTTGGAATGAATCTAACAATTAATTAA